In Bombina bombina isolate aBomBom1 chromosome 6, aBomBom1.pri, whole genome shotgun sequence, a single genomic region encodes these proteins:
- the LOC128664752 gene encoding olfactory receptor 5B12-like translates to MDVENQTRVSKFIFSGLTDSRILSPILFLVFLLVYLITIIGNIGMMTMVYTKSHLHTPMYCFLGNLSLVDFLYSSVVTPKMLSDLISESKSISIEGCAIQFFSFASMGVTEALLLADMSYDRYVAICKPLNYVSIMTQKKCVWLILLTFFIGFFQSSVQTGCIFHLDFCDSYYIDHFYCDFPPLFKLSCSETFPCHLTTIVFVYCFGGGSLMIILVSYSFIVYTILNIKSSKGRSKAFSTCSSHLTCVSILYGTAFFIYLHPSSSDFEKQDKVVAVFYTVIIPMLNPLIYSFRNKDVQNVIKGNIHKIVQQ, encoded by the coding sequence ATGGATGTTGAAAACCAGACAAGGGTGAGCAAGTTTATATTTTCCGGACTCACAGACAGCAGAATTCTATCCCCAATTCTCTTCCTGGTTTTTTTGCTTGTTTATTTGATTACAATCATTGGGAACATTGGCATGATGACTATGGTATATACTAAATCACACCTCCACACCCCCATGTACTGTTTCCTGGGAAATCTTTCCTTGGTGGACTTTTTATATTCCTCAGTAGTAACTCCAAAAATGTTGTCTGACTTGATTTCTGAAAGTAAGTCAATCTCAATTGAGGGTTGTGCCATTCAGTTTTTTTCCTTCGCATCAATGGGTGTAACCGAGGCGCTTCTTCTTGCTGATATGTCATATGATAGATATGTTGCCATATGCAAGCCTCTTAACTATGTCTCTATCATGACCCAGAAAAAATGTGTTTGGCTTATTCTTCTGACTTTCTTTATCGGATTCTTCCAGTCATCAGTACAGACTGGCTGCATATTCCATCTTGATTTCTGTGACTCATATTATATAGATCATTTCTACTGTGACTTCCCACCATTGTTTAAACTTTCTTGTTCTGAGACATTTCCATGTCATCTGACCACAATTGTCTTTGTCTATTGTTTTGGAGGTGGTTCACTAATGATAATTCTTGTTTCCTATTCCTTTATTGTTTATACTATTCTCAATATTAAATCTTCTAAGGGTAGAAGTAAAGCCTTTAGCACATGTTCCTCTCACCTTACCTGCGTATCTATTTTGTATGGGACAGCCTTCTTCATATACTTGCATCCTTCTTCTAGTGACTTTGAAAAACAAGATAAAGTAGTGGCTGTTTTCTATACCGTGATTATACCCATGCTCAATCCTTTGATCTACAGTTTTAGGAATAAAGATGTGCAAAATGTAATTAAGGGAAATATTCATAAAATTGTACAACAATAA